In the Bacillus shivajii genome, one interval contains:
- a CDS encoding HAD family hydrolase yields the protein MILQGNLYIFDLDGTLYEGTDHFDFYANRLLNDVPKEKHGQFWSDYENMKDGKHPVKIGKAYDVNRDLAVTVDPMTLTVVEAHDWKGNKVDEVERMYGKEQLTFDFENLVAIGDGWWLPFACAKHHGVDDCQPRYHETKEYMVSDEFKLEPILGLREFLIQLKKSASIVLMTNSDREDVGRLLKELNLENVFEHIITSAQKPTQTDGLFTELQKQYDVEKEEMVSVGDNFINEIAPALLKGMKAVYISEHPHQTEHERLTQVNRITDWIETLK from the coding sequence ATGATTTTGCAAGGGAATTTATACATTTTTGACTTAGATGGCACCTTATACGAAGGAACTGATCACTTTGATTTTTATGCAAACCGTTTATTAAATGATGTTCCTAAAGAAAAGCATGGTCAATTTTGGTCTGATTACGAAAACATGAAAGATGGTAAACATCCTGTAAAGATAGGGAAAGCTTATGATGTTAATAGAGATTTAGCAGTTACGGTTGACCCGATGACATTAACAGTTGTTGAAGCTCATGATTGGAAAGGGAATAAAGTAGATGAAGTGGAAAGAATGTATGGGAAAGAACAGCTAACATTTGATTTTGAAAACCTTGTAGCCATTGGAGACGGTTGGTGGCTTCCGTTTGCATGTGCTAAGCATCACGGTGTGGATGATTGTCAACCGAGGTATCACGAAACGAAAGAATATATGGTAAGTGATGAATTCAAACTTGAACCAATTTTAGGATTAAGGGAATTTTTAATACAATTAAAGAAATCTGCATCGATTGTTCTAATGACAAACAGTGACCGTGAAGATGTTGGTAGACTTTTAAAGGAGTTAAACCTAGAAAATGTTTTTGAACACATCATTACTTCCGCACAAAAACCTACACAAACAGACGGTTTATTTACTGAATTGCAAAAACAATATGATGTGGAAAAAGAAGAGATGGTTTCAGTTGGCGATAACTTTATCAATGAAATTGCCCCCGCATTGTTAAAAGGGATGAAAGCTGTTTATATTTCTGAACACCCACATCAAACAGAACATGAACGTTTAACACAAGTAAACAGAATTACCGATTGGATTGAAACACTGAAATAG
- a CDS encoding putative bifunctional diguanylate cyclase/phosphodiesterase, whose protein sequence is MPRFIHRSVKHKRNHQEKLSLQKDLRDSLSIYAPHKVLEHKFNEWKKSRSERSCASVISMTISRFQAINNTFGFHIGDAILQRVLYKLITNTPNEWQWVHLGDDKFLCLIMTDSTRLANVKMFCHQIKGLLEQPFYMEGYDFSLSIKFGSANFTEQQESFASLLKNANIALDIAKRNEKQSFELYSPFIDTGIHTSFEVESQLRKGISEGELELFYQPQWDFSKQDWGGLEVLVRWHHPKRGLLSPDKFIDIAEESGLIHPLGEWIVNKACENHHELLKVCTGMQFPVSINFSMKQLITPNFLESLLSIIKKNGLTPNHFVMELTESLAINAEEGSSILTKARKEGMKISIDDFGTGYSSLSYLKDLPIDEVKIDRSFLSQWTGCEKVQNGIIQSILHLAKVIGVSVVAEGIETKSQFDALHSWGCEKGQGFYLSGPMPHEKVVELMRNTIAKK, encoded by the coding sequence GTGCCGAGGTTCATTCACCGCTCAGTAAAACATAAACGTAACCATCAAGAAAAGCTATCTCTTCAAAAGGATCTAAGAGATAGCCTTTCTATATACGCACCTCATAAGGTATTAGAACATAAATTTAATGAATGGAAAAAATCACGAAGCGAAAGAAGCTGTGCTTCGGTGATTTCTATGACCATTTCTCGTTTTCAAGCCATTAATAATACTTTCGGTTTTCATATAGGAGATGCGATTTTACAGCGTGTTCTATATAAGCTTATCACAAATACTCCCAATGAATGGCAATGGGTCCATCTTGGTGATGATAAATTTCTTTGCTTAATCATGACTGATTCTACTCGACTAGCCAATGTGAAAATGTTTTGCCACCAGATAAAAGGGCTATTAGAGCAGCCATTTTATATGGAAGGCTATGACTTTTCATTGTCGATAAAGTTTGGATCAGCAAACTTTACAGAACAACAAGAGTCATTTGCTAGTTTGTTAAAAAATGCAAACATTGCGCTTGATATCGCAAAAAGAAATGAGAAGCAATCATTTGAACTTTACTCTCCTTTCATCGATACGGGTATTCATACTTCATTTGAAGTGGAATCACAGTTGAGAAAAGGAATTTCAGAAGGTGAACTGGAATTATTTTATCAACCCCAGTGGGATTTTTCGAAGCAAGACTGGGGTGGTCTTGAAGTTCTTGTTAGGTGGCACCATCCGAAACGGGGCCTTTTATCTCCTGATAAATTCATTGATATAGCAGAAGAATCGGGACTTATCCACCCTTTAGGAGAATGGATTGTTAATAAAGCATGTGAAAACCATCATGAGCTATTAAAAGTTTGCACCGGGATGCAGTTTCCAGTTTCAATTAATTTTAGTATGAAACAACTGATAACACCGAACTTTTTAGAATCACTATTATCAATTATAAAAAAGAACGGGCTGACTCCTAACCACTTTGTCATGGAACTGACAGAATCATTAGCGATCAATGCTGAAGAAGGCTCCTCAATTTTAACAAAGGCAAGGAAAGAAGGCATGAAAATTAGTATTGATGATTTTGGAACGGGCTACAGTTCGCTAAGTTATTTGAAAGATTTGCCAATAGATGAAGTGAAGATTGACCGTAGCTTCTTATCTCAGTGGACTGGATGCGAAAAAGTTCAAAATGGGATTATTCAATCGATTTTGCATTTAGCGAAAGTAATTGGTGTATCTGTTGTGGCAGAAGGCATCGAAACAAAATCTCAATTTGATGCGTTGCATAGTTGGGGATGTGAGAAGGGCCAAGGTTTTTATTTAAGTGGACCGATGCCGCATGAAAAAGTTGTAGAATTAATGAGAAATACAATTGCTAAAAAGTGA
- a CDS encoding methyl-accepting chemotaxis protein has protein sequence MFYHREKNMYTTIMNEESFMIFWGEKLMEGRFELMNSRNRMMVKLLWFAYLLGLMSNFIAQVPTQGIITFGVFGFIAVGSITMVTLYTKSFVFYVQYLVVINFSILIFFMVSTSPKLSNYMMIYVAIAFITLYHNFRSIALSAVTGLILSNYFFITYQTEMFYNAGYDILISLNVMFIIITSALIAQARIGENMQKQVDQQNRDVKDGNEKLQQLLGEIKTSIHVINSFSDTLKEHILSTERISDDISQSFTEMAKGVETSAVSVSDMHEEVVQTGKFMSDVKKNVKEMKDRSLATTNATQEGQTHIEDLTKEMEQMYEGVESQRDIVDDLYSESKDIGTILASIREITEQTNLLALNASIEAARAGEQGRGFAVVADEVRKLAETSQQSTNEISTILNHIHEKIEKVKKQVDDSERAMKQGLEGTKSVSNQFLQIDSQAEQSAQQAKHVEEKVFEINDASQKIIDEITTVTEHTESSSASVEEILASVEEQHERIQSVRSRFNELEELTMKLNKLVTND, from the coding sequence ATGTTTTATCATAGAGAAAAGAATATGTATACAACTATCATGAATGAAGAGTCATTCATGATATTTTGGGGGGAGAAACTGATGGAAGGTCGTTTTGAATTAATGAATAGTAGGAACCGAATGATGGTGAAGCTACTATGGTTTGCCTACTTACTAGGGTTAATGAGTAATTTCATTGCACAAGTTCCAACACAAGGAATTATCACTTTTGGGGTTTTTGGTTTTATTGCAGTAGGTAGTATTACAATGGTCACTTTATATACTAAAAGCTTCGTTTTTTATGTACAATACCTCGTCGTCATTAATTTTTCTATCCTTATTTTCTTTATGGTTAGTACATCTCCAAAGCTATCAAATTATATGATGATTTATGTAGCAATCGCATTTATTACTCTTTATCATAATTTCCGGTCAATCGCGTTGTCAGCAGTAACAGGGCTTATCCTCTCGAATTATTTCTTTATTACATACCAAACAGAAATGTTTTATAACGCAGGTTATGATATTTTAATATCTCTTAATGTCATGTTTATCATCATTACATCTGCTTTAATTGCCCAAGCGAGAATAGGTGAAAATATGCAAAAACAGGTCGATCAGCAGAATCGAGATGTTAAAGATGGTAATGAAAAGCTTCAGCAGCTATTAGGAGAAATTAAGACGTCTATACATGTCATTAATTCGTTTAGTGACACATTAAAAGAGCATATTTTATCAACAGAACGTATTTCAGATGATATTAGTCAATCATTCACAGAAATGGCAAAAGGTGTTGAAACATCTGCAGTTAGTGTCTCAGATATGCACGAAGAAGTGGTTCAAACAGGTAAGTTTATGAGTGATGTAAAAAAGAATGTCAAAGAGATGAAAGACCGTTCACTAGCGACTACCAATGCCACACAAGAAGGACAAACGCATATAGAAGACCTCACCAAAGAGATGGAACAGATGTATGAAGGTGTCGAGAGTCAAAGAGATATTGTTGATGATTTGTATTCAGAAAGTAAAGATATAGGCACAATTCTGGCGTCTATTCGAGAAATTACTGAACAAACAAACTTACTAGCTTTAAATGCATCGATTGAAGCCGCAAGAGCTGGAGAACAAGGAAGAGGTTTTGCTGTTGTTGCTGATGAAGTGAGAAAATTAGCTGAAACGTCCCAGCAATCAACAAATGAAATTAGTACGATTCTTAATCACATTCATGAAAAGATCGAAAAAGTAAAAAAACAAGTAGATGATAGTGAAAGAGCGATGAAACAAGGGTTGGAAGGCACGAAATCTGTATCAAATCAGTTTTTACAAATTGATAGCCAAGCAGAACAATCTGCACAACAAGCAAAACATGTTGAAGAAAAAGTATTTGAAATCAATGATGCTTCGCAAAAAATAATTGATGAAATAACGACTGTAACAGAGCATACAGAAAGCTCAAGTGCTTCCGTAGAAGAAATTCTCGCCTCAGTAGAGGAACAGCACGAACGTATTCAATCTGTTAGAAGTCGCTTCAATGAGCTTGAAGAACTAACAATGAAATTAAACAAGTTAGTCACAAATGACTAA